In Plasmodium gaboni strain SY75 chromosome 7, whole genome shotgun sequence, the following are encoded in one genomic region:
- a CDS encoding hypothetical protein (conserved Plasmodium protein, unknown function): protein MNSSVLRNLQIPFYIKNGQKRCCDLFLMNMVVNNRHMKYITNMKQQNYSSFICKRNNNNNNNNNNNNLWYKEERYMFNIKPNLNYNNYKMFSSNVKKKRIGNKSFDERNMTKDVEYIYQNNNSDFFFDSDEKSSYINNSEMEYEKKKKKKKRSKIKLLFYSFNIIFGGYVIYKIYKNDLNLSKAEEDIIKDIINILYSNEEKISIRNSKFLTCLNDELNRQIAMYFIQLDTDKKSGFLRSDAIQLLLELNIKEEYPIIKKFIKNGIGKNNDEKKLSGCSLQEFAELIENIILTNKSPAIDEQEENKTPTFKNEKEYYMYMSQKYLDMLVNFIKTTNLYLYYQMNKQRKNNDINSFPYDMDSFEKEILNKLTTYNNKYVDKTNLSLDYLLSKEELNNLRKNNNPSKGQEDRELLLIERKKIEEKIKLLQDLQRKRKNLTDIEIKRLIDLKAKLRTVKKAIWKEEIKRYFT from the coding sequence ATGAATAGTTCTGTGTTAAGGAATTTGCAAATacctttttatattaaaaatggACAGAAGAGATGTTGCGATTTATTTCTTATGAATATGGTTGTTAATAATAGACATATGAAATACATTACAAATATGAAGCAACAGAAttattcttcttttatttgtaaaaggaataataataataataataataataataataataatttatggtataaagaagaaagatatatgtttaatataAAACCCAATTTAAACTATAATAACTATAAAATGTTTAGTAGtaatgtaaaaaaaaaaagaatagGTAATAAATCATTCGATGAAAGGAATATGACAAAAGATgtagaatatatatatcaaaataataatagcgattttttttttgatagTGATGAAAAatcatcatatattaataattctGAAATGGAATAtgagaagaaaaaaaaaaaaaaaaagagatccaaaataaaattacttttttattcatttaatataatatttgggggatatgtaatttataaaatatataaaaatgatcTGAATTTATCAAAAGCTGAAgaagatattataaaagatataataaatattttatattctaatgaagaaaaaataagtATAAGAAATTCGAAATTTTTAACATGTCTTAATGATGAACTAAATAGACAAATAGCCATGTATTTTATTCAACTAGATACTGATAAAAAATCAGGATTTCTACGAAGTGATGCtatacaattattattagaattgaatataaaagaagaatatccaattattaaaaaatttattaaaaatggtattggaaaaaataatgatgaaaaaaaattaagtGGATGTTCATTACAAGAATTTGCAGAATtaattgaaaatattattttaacaaataaatCACCAGCAATAGATGAACAAGAAGAAAACAAAACACCaacatttaaaaatgaaaaagaatattatatgtatatgtcacaaaaatatttagaTATGCTAgttaattttattaaaactactaatttatatttatattatcaaatgaataaacaaagaaaaaataatgatatcAATTCATTTCCATATGATATGGATAGTtttgaaaaagaaattttaaataaacttaccacatataataataaatatgtagATAAAACAAATCTTTCTTTAGATTATCTATTAAGTAaagaagaattaaataatctaagaaaaaataataaccCATCCAAAGGACAAGAAGATAgagaattattattaatagaaagaaaaaaaattgaagaaaaaattaaattattacaAGATTTACAAAGAAAGAGAAAAAATCTTACAGATATAGAAATTAAAAGATTGATAGATCTAAAGGCAAAATTGAGGACAGTTAAAAAGGCCATATGGAAGGaggaaataaaaagatattttacttaa